One genomic segment of Meiothermus sp. QL-1 includes these proteins:
- the hisF gene encoding imidazole glycerol phosphate synthase subunit HisF, with the protein MLAKRIIPCLDVHQGRVVKGVNFVNLRDAGDPVASAQAYDAAGADELVFLDISATHEGRGTMLEVAARVAEQVFIPFTVGGGIRSLEDARALLLAGADKVSVNSAAVKRPELIRELADHFGSQAVVLAIDARRRGAGWEVYVAGGRVPTGLDVLRWAEEGARLGAGEILLTSMDKDGTQDGFDLELCQAVSAVVGVPVIASGGAGRMEHFAEVLQEGVADAALAASVFHFGAIAIPALKAYLAEQGVPVRRVS; encoded by the coding sequence GTGCTGGCCAAACGCATTATTCCCTGCCTGGATGTCCACCAGGGCCGGGTGGTCAAGGGGGTCAACTTCGTCAACCTGCGCGATGCGGGCGACCCGGTGGCCTCGGCCCAGGCCTACGATGCGGCGGGGGCCGACGAGCTGGTCTTCCTGGATATCAGCGCCACCCACGAGGGGCGGGGGACGATGCTCGAGGTGGCCGCCCGGGTAGCCGAGCAGGTCTTCATTCCCTTCACCGTAGGGGGGGGCATCCGCAGCCTGGAAGACGCCCGGGCCCTGCTTCTGGCTGGGGCCGACAAGGTCTCGGTGAACTCGGCGGCGGTGAAGCGCCCCGAGCTTATCCGGGAGCTGGCCGACCACTTCGGCAGCCAGGCGGTGGTGCTGGCCATCGATGCCCGCCGCAGGGGCGCGGGCTGGGAGGTCTACGTGGCCGGGGGGCGGGTGCCCACCGGCCTCGACGTGCTCAGGTGGGCCGAGGAGGGGGCCCGGCTTGGGGCAGGGGAGATTCTCCTTACCAGCATGGATAAGGACGGCACCCAGGATGGCTTCGACCTGGAGCTCTGCCAGGCTGTCTCGGCGGTGGTGGGGGTGCCGGTGATCGCCTCGGGGGGGGCTGGCCGGATGGAGCACTTCGCCGAGGTCTTGCAGGAAGGGGTGGCCGACGCCGCCTTGGCGGCCAGCGTCTTTCACTTTGGCGCCATCGCCATCCCGGCCCTCAAGGCCTACTTAGCCGAGCAGGGGGTTCCCGTGCGCCGTGTATCCTGA
- a CDS encoding TAXI family TRAP transporter solute-binding subunit translates to MKKPLLFLSALALAGSALAQTFITFGSGGTTGVYFPVATGMARLVNEANIGVRANARSTGGSVFNINAIASGELQMALAQNDIAYYAYNGTGIPAFDGRPVRSIRAVGVLYPEVVHVVARAGAGINTIADLRGKRVVIGDVGSGTEQNARQILEAYGLSLSDLREAIRVNPNNALALMQDGRADAFFFTGGLGAAVISQAAQTLRIQLVEVEYNRVQELAKKYPFYRAFNIEGGLYRGVDVTTPSVAVFAMWIAAESVSPDVVYNMMKATFDNPEFRSIHPNLQRFFNVNTAARNLPIPLHPGAERYYREKRIIR, encoded by the coding sequence ATGAAGAAGCCCCTTCTCTTTCTCTCTGCGCTGGCCCTAGCTGGCTCGGCCCTGGCGCAGACCTTCATCACCTTCGGCTCCGGGGGGACCACTGGGGTCTACTTCCCGGTGGCCACCGGCATGGCCAGGCTGGTCAACGAGGCCAATATCGGTGTGCGGGCCAACGCCCGCTCTACCGGCGGCTCGGTCTTCAACATCAACGCCATCGCCTCCGGCGAGCTGCAGATGGCCCTGGCCCAGAACGACATCGCCTACTATGCCTACAACGGCACCGGTATTCCGGCCTTCGACGGCCGGCCGGTGCGCTCCATCCGGGCGGTGGGGGTGCTCTACCCCGAGGTGGTGCACGTGGTGGCCCGCGCTGGCGCCGGCATCAACACCATCGCCGACCTCAGGGGCAAGCGGGTAGTCATCGGCGATGTGGGCTCGGGCACCGAGCAAAACGCCCGGCAAATCCTGGAGGCCTACGGCCTGAGTCTAAGCGACCTGCGCGAGGCCATCCGGGTCAACCCCAACAACGCCCTGGCCCTGATGCAGGACGGCCGGGCCGACGCCTTCTTCTTCACCGGCGGTCTGGGGGCGGCGGTCATCAGCCAGGCCGCCCAGACCCTGCGCATCCAGCTCGTGGAGGTGGAGTACAACCGGGTGCAGGAGCTGGCCAAAAAGTACCCCTTCTACCGGGCCTTCAACATCGAGGGGGGCCTCTACCGCGGCGTGGATGTGACCACCCCCTCAGTGGCGGTCTTCGCCATGTGGATTGCAGCCGAAAGCGTGAGCCCGGACGTGGTCTACAACATGATGAAGGCTACCTTCGACAACCCTGAGTTCCGCTCTATCCACCCCAACCTGCAGCGCTTCTTCAACGTGAACACCGCGGCCCGCAACCTGCCCATCCCCCTGCACCCTGGGGCAGAGCGCTACTACCGGGAAAAGCGCATCATCCGCTAG
- a CDS encoding TRAP transporter permease → MEGAKEARSLQEETELGSRKPTDASRWVILALAVGWSVFQVWATWVGSLDALFFRATHLAFAFALVFLVYPFNRKSPRDRIPLFDWILGLTATLSAAYVMWQYKEMIEVRGGLANQTDLVVGSVTILMLLLAGWRALGPAMPIITVLFMLFALTGPQGLLQGQLPGVLGQLHAGVQWRSLVSQLFMNASDSIWGTPIGVAARTVFVFVLFGAILERAGAGKWFTDLAFSLLGGVRGGPAKASIVSSALTGVVSGSSISNVVTSGTFTIPAMRRAGYTPEKAGAVEVAASSNGQLMPPVMGAAAFIMADFLGVPYSALVLMAVVPALLAYVTLFVLADLEAAKLGLRGLPRAELPRFWPTFRAGVHYGLPLAYLLYALLIAGLSPERAALNSIFLMVGIVLLQELYRAWREGRGAGSGLASFGRILVEGFANGARNMVGIAIATAMAGIIIAVVLITNIGFGLADLLQTISGGNLLVTLFLAQIICLVLGMGLPTTANYVVMASLVVPVIVQIAQRNGLDYGSLTFSGIEVPVLKIVAHMFAFYFGIMADSTPPVALAAYAASAIARGNPFQTGVQGFVYELRTALLAYMVFFNPGLLLIGVDGVLEGARIVLSALLGLVAFSGATLGYLWGPANPLQRLLYLASAFLLIPNNPQMELQGLGLLALGLVWQGLRRRA, encoded by the coding sequence ATGGAGGGAGCCAAAGAGGCCCGGAGCCTGCAGGAAGAGACTGAGTTGGGCAGCCGCAAGCCCACCGACGCCTCGCGCTGGGTGATTCTGGCCCTGGCGGTAGGGTGGAGCGTCTTCCAGGTCTGGGCCACCTGGGTGGGCTCGCTGGACGCCCTTTTCTTCCGGGCCACCCACCTGGCCTTCGCTTTCGCTTTGGTCTTTCTGGTCTACCCCTTCAACAGAAAAAGCCCCCGCGACCGAATCCCTCTGTTCGACTGGATCCTGGGCCTCACCGCCACCCTCTCCGCCGCCTACGTGATGTGGCAGTACAAGGAGATGATTGAGGTGCGCGGTGGGCTGGCCAACCAGACCGACCTGGTGGTGGGCAGCGTGACCATCCTGATGCTCCTGCTGGCCGGCTGGCGGGCCCTGGGCCCGGCCATGCCCATCATCACCGTGCTCTTCATGCTCTTCGCCCTCACCGGACCGCAGGGGCTGCTGCAGGGCCAGCTCCCGGGGGTGCTGGGGCAGCTCCACGCCGGGGTGCAGTGGCGCTCCTTGGTCAGCCAGCTTTTCATGAACGCCTCGGACAGCATCTGGGGCACGCCCATTGGGGTAGCCGCCCGCACGGTCTTCGTCTTCGTGCTCTTTGGGGCCATCCTGGAGCGGGCCGGGGCGGGTAAGTGGTTCACCGACCTGGCCTTCAGTCTGCTGGGTGGGGTGCGGGGAGGGCCGGCCAAGGCCTCTATTGTCTCCTCGGCGCTGACCGGGGTGGTCTCGGGTTCCTCCATTTCCAACGTGGTCACCAGCGGCACCTTCACCATCCCGGCCATGCGCCGGGCCGGCTACACCCCAGAGAAAGCCGGGGCGGTGGAGGTGGCGGCCAGCTCCAACGGCCAGCTCATGCCCCCGGTGATGGGGGCCGCGGCCTTCATCATGGCCGACTTTCTGGGCGTGCCCTACTCGGCTTTGGTGCTGATGGCGGTGGTGCCCGCGCTCCTGGCCTACGTCACCCTGTTCGTGCTGGCGGACCTGGAGGCAGCCAAGCTGGGCCTCCGGGGCCTGCCCCGCGCGGAGCTGCCCCGCTTCTGGCCCACCTTCAGGGCGGGGGTCCACTATGGGCTGCCGCTGGCCTACCTGCTCTACGCCCTCCTCATCGCCGGGCTCTCGCCCGAACGGGCCGCCCTCAACAGCATCTTCCTGATGGTGGGGATTGTTTTGCTGCAAGAACTCTACCGCGCCTGGCGGGAAGGGCGGGGGGCAGGCTCGGGCCTGGCCTCCTTCGGGCGGATATTGGTCGAGGGCTTCGCCAACGGGGCGCGCAACATGGTGGGCATCGCCATCGCCACCGCCATGGCCGGCATCATCATCGCGGTGGTGCTCATCACCAACATCGGCTTCGGCCTGGCCGACCTGCTGCAGACCATCTCCGGGGGCAACCTCCTCGTCACCCTCTTCCTGGCCCAGATTATCTGCCTGGTGCTGGGTATGGGCCTGCCCACCACCGCCAACTATGTGGTCATGGCCAGCCTGGTGGTGCCGGTGATCGTCCAGATTGCCCAACGAAACGGCCTGGACTATGGCAGCCTCACCTTCTCGGGCATCGAGGTGCCAGTTCTGAAGATTGTGGCCCACATGTTCGCCTTCTACTTCGGCATCATGGCCGACTCCACGCCCCCCGTGGCCCTAGCGGCCTACGCTGCCTCGGCCATCGCCCGGGGCAACCCCTTTCAAACAGGGGTGCAGGGCTTCGTCTACGAGCTGCGCACCGCCCTTCTGGCCTACATGGTCTTCTTCAACCCGGGGCTCTTGCTCATCGGGGTAGACGGGGTACTCGAGGGCGCCCGCATCGTTCTGAGCGCTTTGCTGGGGCTGGTAGCCTTTTCGGGGGCCACCCTGGGCTACCTGTGGGGCCCGGCCAACCCTCTCCAACGCCTGCTCTACCTGGCCTCGGCCTTCCTGCTCATCCCCAACAACCCCCAGATGGAGCTGCAGGGGCTGGGGCTTCTGGCCCTGGGGCTGGTCTGGCAGGGGCTTCGCCGCCGGGCATGA
- a CDS encoding class I SAM-dependent RNA methyltransferase, which yields MVRLRIEKLVPGGLGLARTPEGVALVRGGLPGEVVEAVLRPRKHHLEGRVLRVLEPHPERYPGPLPPSADLPLHYPAQLSLKQALVEEAMERVARLEPRLAPLEPSPSYTPEPGLFYRTAAQYALHPQGGLAYRHPRSHRLERLEEDPLVAPPLQEAFQLLRRWTFEGPVEVALRGSIYAQQVQVGLIGGEARALRRVALALVEAGLAGVVWAEASPKGRFRGQVRHLAGQEGLLEEFGGVLSTINVQSFAQVNPKAAARLYQEAARLAGRGERAVELYAGSGVLSLHLAPSFARVVAVEISPEAIRRGEADKARLGVENLVFRRADARVLSEYLPAELVVLDPPRAGLSREVLEGLLRGRPERVLYIACDPVTWARDVGRLVEGGYRLAFARPYDFYPFTHHVEVLSLLVWGS from the coding sequence GTGGTGCGGCTGCGTATTGAAAAGCTGGTGCCGGGGGGGCTGGGGCTCGCCCGCACGCCAGAGGGGGTGGCGTTGGTGCGCGGGGGGCTGCCGGGCGAGGTGGTCGAGGCGGTCCTGCGCCCGCGCAAGCACCACCTGGAAGGCCGGGTGCTCCGCGTTTTGGAGCCCCATCCTGAGCGGTACCCCGGTCCTCTTCCCCCCTCGGCCGACCTCCCCCTTCACTACCCCGCCCAGCTGTCCCTAAAGCAGGCTTTGGTGGAGGAGGCCATGGAGCGGGTGGCCCGGTTGGAGCCAAGGCTGGCCCCCCTCGAGCCCAGCCCCTCCTACACGCCAGAGCCGGGCCTTTTCTACCGCACCGCGGCCCAGTACGCCCTTCACCCCCAAGGAGGGCTGGCCTACCGCCACCCCCGCAGCCACCGCCTAGAGCGGCTGGAGGAGGACCCGCTCGTTGCCCCGCCGTTGCAGGAGGCCTTCCAGCTCCTGCGGCGCTGGACCTTTGAGGGACCGGTGGAGGTGGCCTTGCGCGGCTCAATCTACGCCCAGCAGGTGCAGGTGGGCCTGATTGGGGGAGAAGCCCGCGCCCTGCGGCGGGTGGCGCTGGCCTTGGTGGAGGCGGGGCTTGCTGGGGTGGTCTGGGCCGAGGCTAGCCCCAAGGGGCGCTTTCGCGGCCAGGTCAGGCACCTGGCGGGCCAGGAGGGCCTTTTGGAGGAGTTTGGGGGGGTGCTCTCCACCATCAACGTGCAAAGCTTCGCCCAGGTCAACCCCAAGGCCGCGGCGCGGCTCTACCAGGAGGCAGCCCGTCTGGCCGGCCGGGGCGAGCGAGCGGTGGAGCTGTACGCCGGGAGCGGGGTGCTGAGCCTGCACCTGGCCCCTAGCTTTGCCCGGGTGGTGGCGGTGGAGATAAGCCCTGAGGCCATCCGGCGGGGCGAGGCCGACAAGGCGCGGCTTGGGGTGGAGAATCTGGTCTTCCGCCGGGCGGATGCCCGGGTGCTTTCCGAGTACCTTCCCGCCGAGCTGGTGGTGCTGGACCCACCCCGGGCAGGCCTCTCGCGGGAGGTTTTGGAGGGGCTCCTCAGGGGGCGGCCCGAGCGCGTGCTGTACATAGCCTGTGACCCCGTCACCTGGGCCCGCGATGTGGGGCGGCTGGTGGAGGGGGGGTACCGGCTGGCCTTTGCCCGGCCCTACGACTTCTATCCCTTTACCCACCACGTGGAGGTGCTGAGCCTGCTGGTCTGGGGCTCTTGA